TGCCGCTCCGGTGTTCCCATACGAGTATCCGGCACTGTTCTCCATGCTGGTGGCGTTTATCGGCACCTGGCTGTTCTCTGTTACTGACCATTCGGCTCAGGGCGCCCAGGAGCGTCAGCTGTTCCGCGCGCAGTTTGTGCGTTCGCAAACCGGGCTGGGCATCGATCAGGGCAAGGCGCACTGATCGGCTGCTCATCACCTGATTCACTTCGTTACCAACAGGGCCGCTACGGCCCTGTTTTTTTAGCCGTGGGCCATGCGGCCGCGGCCTACTGCGCCGCCCACATTATTTGGCTAATCAGCGGGGCGATAATGACGGTTACCACGCCAGATAGCATCATTACCAGGCTGGAGACCACCCCTTCCTGCTGTCCCAGTTCATACGCGCGTGCGGTACCGGCGCCGTGCGATGCCGCGCCAAAACCGGCGCCTTTCGCCATCCCCTGTTTTACCGCCAGACGCAGAAACAGCACGTCACCGACCGCCATGCCGAATACGCCGGTGATCACTACGAACAACGCCACCAGATCGGGCTGACCACCCACCTGCTTTGCCGCCGCCAGCGCAAAGGGCGTGGTAATGGAGCGTATCGCCAGGCTGCGCTGAATAATCTCCGGTAGCGCCAGCAGGCGCGCCAGCCAGACCGAGCTGCATACCGCGACCAGCGTGGCGGTGAACACGCCTACCGTCAGCGATAGCCAGTGCCGCCGGATAATCGTCTGGTTTTCATAAACCGGTACCGCAAACGCCAGGGTCGCCGGGCCGAGCAGCCACAGCAGCCAGCGGCTCTCGCTGATATAGCTCTGCCAGGAGATATGCATGATTAGCAACATGCCCACCAGCAGCAGCGGCGTCAGCACCAGCGGCATCAGCAGCAACCTGCGCCAGCGGCGATAGAGCCGTTTATTAAGGAAGTAGATGCACAGCGTAGCGATAAAACAGAGCAGGCTAATAATGAGGTTATTCATGGCGCGCCTGCTTACGTTGCGCCAGCCAGATTTCCAGCCGGT
This Mixta hanseatica DNA region includes the following protein-coding sequences:
- a CDS encoding LrgB family protein; this encodes MNNLIISLLCFIATLCIYFLNKRLYRRWRRLLLMPLVLTPLLLVGMLLIMHISWQSYISESRWLLWLLGPATLAFAVPVYENQTIIRRHWLSLTVGVFTATLVAVCSSVWLARLLALPEIIQRSLAIRSITTPFALAAAKQVGGQPDLVALFVVITGVFGMAVGDVLFLRLAVKQGMAKGAGFGAASHGAGTARAYELGQQEGVVSSLVMMLSGVVTVIIAPLISQIMWAAQ